In a genomic window of Gossypium arboreum isolate Shixiya-1 chromosome 9, ASM2569848v2, whole genome shotgun sequence:
- the LOC108457133 gene encoding uncharacterized protein LOC108457133 isoform X3 — MTDPIGPSTSTIPNPSPTTLLHPRREPFEHGLLPIQKLIFTDPLQALTSLKQKLVSSSTQRVDSAALADALEISLDHARLVLDTLASVLHAESDPLVTSRFDDVDSVGADLLDLILFLYIQSYKRLLPRSHKDAAAVADVWPSTSAFEGYLSALSPLQLVRCNTRRFMPSQADEEAHQLSYLQKHLANILSLLSEPVEGEGEESLVISMEGFEHLGFLIQFEDKGSDGVFLSRAAPIFANSDPDMPAVPVPASQVLDWLLQNIASSLEHVTEKNPAKENGPPSGSDQDVAMADTSPSSVKASPSVRSPCFIEGVSKSSYVKQASDLKNSSLKVINCHDSVIYLLAPLRYATIYGCSDATIVLGAVGKAVRVEHCERVHVIIAAKRVCIANCRECVFFLGVNHRPLIVGDNHKLQVG; from the exons ATGACCGACCCCATCGGACCATCAACGTCAACGATTCCGAATCCAAGTCCGACCACTCTTCTCCACCCGCGACGCGAGCCTTTCGAGCACGGCCTCCTACCAATCCAGAAGCTCATATTCACTGACCCACTCCAGGCCCTAACCTCTCTGAAGCAAAAGCTCGTATCTTCCTCCACTCAACGAGTCGACTCGGCGGCCCTCGCTGACGCCCTCGAGATCTCTTTGGACCATGCACGTCTCGTCCTCGACACTCTCGCCTCGGTGCTTCACGCGGAATCCGACCCTCTCGTCACCTCGCGCTTCGACGATGTTGATTCCGTTGGTGCTGATTTGCTTGATCTGATCCTGTTTTTGTACATTCAATCGTATAAAAGGCTTTTGCCGCGCTCGCATAAGGATGCAGCTGCGGTTGCTGATGTTTGGCCTTCCACGTCAGCATTTGAGGGTTACTTGTCGGCCCTTTCGCCTTTGCAG CTTGTTCGCTGCAACACCCGTCGGTTTATGCCATCACAGGCTGATGAAGAGGCCCATCAGCTGTCCTATCTACAAAAGCACTTGGCTAATATTCTGTCTCTTTTGTCAGAGCCTGTGGAGGGGGAAGGTGAAGAATCTCTG GTTATATCTATGGAAGGGTTTGAGCACCTTGGGTTTCTGATTCAATTTGAAGATAAGGGATCTGATGGAGTTTTCTTAAGCCGAGCAGCTCCCATTTTTGCTAATTCAGATCCAGACATGCCTGCTGTTCCTGTTCCAGCATCACAAGTTCTTGATTGGCTTCTGCAGAACATAGCTTCCTCTTTGGAACATGTTACTGAAAAGAATCCTGCAAAAGAAAATGGTCCTCCAAGTGGCTCTGACCAGGATGTTGCTATGGCTGACACTAGTCCAAGTTCAGTCAAAGCCTCACCAAGTGTAAGGAGTCCATGTTTCATTGAGGGGGTCTCTAAATCATCTTATGTAAAGCAGGCATCTGATCTTAAAAATTCTTCTCTGAAG GTTATCAATTGCCATGATTCAGTTATTTACCTTCTAGCGCCTTTGAGATATGCCACCATTTATGGATGCTCTGATGCTACTATAGTTCTTGGAGCTGTTGGCAAG GCAGTACGAGTCGAGCACTGTGAAAGAGTTCATGTGATTATAGCTGCAAAACGGGTCTGCATTGCCAATTGTCGTGAGTGTGTATTCTTTTTGGGAGTGAATCACCGCCCCCTTATTGTTGGCGATAACCACAAGCTACAG GTGGGTTAA
- the LOC108456783 gene encoding FT-interacting protein 3 yields the protein MMPRPPPEDFALKETNPHLGGGKVSGDKLTSTYDLVEQMQYLYVRVVKAKDLPGKDVTGSCDPYVEVKLGNYLGKTRFFEKKSNPEWNQVFAFSKDRLQASLLEVTVKDKDFVKDDFIGKVFFDLNEIPKRVPPDSPLAPQWYRLEDRQGNKVKGELMLAVWMGTQADEAFPEAWHSDAAFVSGADGLANIRSKVYLSPKLWYLRVNVIEAQDLQPGDKGRYPEVFVKAILGNQALRTRISQARGINPMWNEDLMFVAAEPFEEPLILSVEDRVAPNKDEVLGKCAIPLQYVDRRLDHKPVNSRWFNLEKHVIIEGEKKKETKFASRIHMRICLEGGYHVLDESTHYSSDLRPTAKQLWKSSIGVLELGILNAHGLMPMKNKDGRGTTDAYCVAKYGQKWVRTRTIIDSFAPKWNEQYTWEVFDPCTVITIGVFDNCHLHGGDKAAGAKDTKIGKVRIRLSTLETDRVYTHSYPLLVLHPNGVKKMGEIHLAVRFSCSSLLNMMHMYSHPLLPKMHYLHPLTVSQLDSLRHQATQIVSMRLGRAEPPLRKEVVEYMLDVGSHMWSMRRSKANFFRIMNVLGGLIAVGKWFDQICNWKSPITTVLIHILFIILVLYPELILPTIFLYLFLIGVWYYRWRPRHPPHMDTRLSHADSAHPDELDEEFDTFPTSRPSDIVRMRYDRLRSIAGRIQTVVGDLATQGERLQSLLSWRDPRATALFVIFCLVAAIVLYVTPFQVVALLAGFYILRHPRFRHKLPSVPLNFFRRLPARTDSML from the coding sequence ATGATGCCCCGTCCTCCACCTGAAGATTTCGCCCTCAAAGAGACCAATCCCCACCTTGGTGGTGGAAAGGTCAGTGGTGACAAGCTTACTAGTACTTATGACTTGGTAGAGCAGATGCAATACTTGTATGTACGGGTTGTAAAGGCGAAGGATTTGCCAGGGAAAGATGTTACAGGTAGTTGCGATCCTTATGTTGAGGTTAAGCTTGGAAACTACTTGGGTAAAACTCGCTTTTTTGAGAAAAAGTCGAATCCTGAGTGGAATCAGGTGTTTGCATTTTCGAAAGATAGGCTTCAGGCTTCATTGCTTGAGGTTACAGTTAAAGACAAGGATTTTGTGAAGGATGACTTCATTGGGAAGGTTTTCTTTGATCTCAATGAGATTCCCAAAAGGGTTCCACCAGATAGTCCACTGGCACCGCAGTGGTATAGGTTGGAGGATAGGCAGGGAAATAAGGTTAAGGGGGAGTTGATGTTGGCTGTTTGGATGGGAACTCAAGCTGATGAAGCATTTCCTGAAGCGTGGCATTCTGATGCTGCTTTTGTTAGCGGAGCTGATGGTCTGGCCAATATTCGATCTAAAGTGTATCTCTCTCCAAAGCTTTGGTATTTGAGGGTCAATGTGATTGAGGCTCAGGATTTGCAGCCAGGTGACAAGGGTCGGTATCCTGAAGTTTTTGTGAAGGCTATTTTGGGAAATCAGGCTTTAAGGACTAGGATTTCTCAGGCCAGGGGTATTAATCCAATGTGGAATGAGGATCTAATGTTCGTGGCAGCAGAACCTTTTGAGGAGCCTCTAATTTTGAGTGTAGAAGACAGGGTTGCTCCTAATAAGGATGAAGTTTTGGGTAAGTGTGCAATTCCTTTACAATATGTAGACAGGAGGCTTGATCATAAACCTGTGAATAGTAGGTGGTTTAATCTTGAGAAGCATGTTATTATAGAAGGAGAGAAGAAGAAAGAGACCAAGTTTGCTAGCAGAATTCATATGAGGATTTGTTTGGAAGGTGGCTATCATGTTCTGGATGAGTCTACCCATTACAGTAGTGATCTTAGGCCAACTGCAAAACAGTTGTGGAAGTCTAGCATCGGGGTTCTGGAATTGGGGATTCTTAATGCACATGGCCTAATGCCAATGAAGAATAAAGACGGAAGAGGGACGACTGATGCTTATTGTGTTGCAAAATATGGTCAAAAATGGGTACGAACAAGGACAATCATCGATAGCTTTGCACCCAAGTGGAATGAACAGTATACATGGGAGGTTTTCGATCCTTGTACTGTCATAACTATTGGGGTGTTTGATAATTGCCATTTACATGGAGGAGATAAGGCTGCAGGAGCAAAGGATACTAAGATCGGGAAGGTGAGAATTCGACTCTCCACTCTTGAAACTGATCGGGTTTATACTCACTCATATCCACTTCTGGTGCTACATCCAAACGGGGTAAAAAAGATGGGTGAAATTCACTTGGCTGTGAGGTTCTCATGCTCTTCCTTGCTTAATATGATGCATATGTACTCACATCCTCTCTTGCCAAAAATGCATTACCTTCATCCATTGACTGTTAGCCAGCTCGATAGCTTGAGGCACCAGGCCACACAGATTGTGTCAATGAGGCTAGGACGAGCAGAGCCACCATTGAGAAAAGAGGTGGTGGAGTATATGCTAGATGTTGGTTCTCACATGTGGAGCATGAGGAGAAGCAAAGCCAACTTTTTCAGAATTATGAATGTTTTGGGTGGGTTAATTGCTGTTGGAAAATGGTTTGATCAGATATGTAATTGGAAAAGCCCAATTACAACAGTATTGATTCACATCTTGTTTATCATACTGGTCCTCTATCCAGAGCTTATTTTGCCTACAATTTTCCTCTACCTGTTCTTGATTGGGGTTTGGTATTATAGATGGCGACCAAGACATCCTCCTCACATGGACACACGCCTTTCTCATGCAGATTCGGCACATCCTGATGAACTGGATGAAGAGTTTGACACATTTCCTACTTCCCGCCCATCAGATATTGTCAGGATGAGATATGATCGACTGAGAAGTATTGCTGGGAGAATTCAGACAGTGGTTGGTGATTTAGCCACACAGGGTGAGAGGCTGCAATCTCTTTTAAGCTGGAGAGACCCAAGAGCCACCGCTTTATTTGTAATTTTCTGTCTGGTTGCTGCTATAGTTTTGTATGTCACACCTTTCCAGGTTGTGGCTCTTCTAGCAGGATTTTACATTTTGAGGCATCCAAGGTTCCGCCATAAGCTTCCTTCAGTGCCTCTCAATTTCTTCAGGAGGTTGCCTGCAAGAACTGATTCCATGCTATGA
- the LOC108457133 gene encoding uncharacterized protein LOC108457133 isoform X1 codes for MTDPIGPSTSTIPNPSPTTLLHPRREPFEHGLLPIQKLIFTDPLQALTSLKQKLVSSSTQRVDSAALADALEISLDHARLVLDTLASVLHAESDPLVTSRFDDVDSVGADLLDLILFLYIQSYKRLLPRSHKDAAAVADVWPSTSAFEGYLSALSPLQLVRCNTRRFMPSQADEEAHQLSYLQKHLANILSLLSEPVEGEGEESLVISMEGFEHLGFLIQFEDKGSDGVFLSRAAPIFANSDPDMPAVPVPASQVLDWLLQNIASSLEHVTEKNPAKENGPPSGSDQDVAMADTSPSSVKASPSVRSPCFIEGVSKSSYVKQASDLKNSSLKVINCHDSVIYLLAPLRYATIYGCSDATIVLGAVGKAVRVEHCERVHVIIAAKRVCIANCRECVFFLGVNHRPLIVGDNHKLQVAPYNTYYSRLEEHMTEVGIEATINRWDDTLELGMIDPHNSLSHPAGVSDAQAESATRLASDHFTKFLIPNWLEGESTGSTKDNPFPLTDPYLTSQQKNQNNLGEIKQILREAPLEENLKRELSCALHVYFRDWLYGLYYAMVHDLDEWMRFMVLFQFLQPFCQFPRLSSSLFVVGSLQHPTLNRQLTTETPFQFGTSHKFLCRIGSALFGVLPRTPKKIKKAIRYYSFANLFVIFLDGRKQQ; via the exons ATGACCGACCCCATCGGACCATCAACGTCAACGATTCCGAATCCAAGTCCGACCACTCTTCTCCACCCGCGACGCGAGCCTTTCGAGCACGGCCTCCTACCAATCCAGAAGCTCATATTCACTGACCCACTCCAGGCCCTAACCTCTCTGAAGCAAAAGCTCGTATCTTCCTCCACTCAACGAGTCGACTCGGCGGCCCTCGCTGACGCCCTCGAGATCTCTTTGGACCATGCACGTCTCGTCCTCGACACTCTCGCCTCGGTGCTTCACGCGGAATCCGACCCTCTCGTCACCTCGCGCTTCGACGATGTTGATTCCGTTGGTGCTGATTTGCTTGATCTGATCCTGTTTTTGTACATTCAATCGTATAAAAGGCTTTTGCCGCGCTCGCATAAGGATGCAGCTGCGGTTGCTGATGTTTGGCCTTCCACGTCAGCATTTGAGGGTTACTTGTCGGCCCTTTCGCCTTTGCAG CTTGTTCGCTGCAACACCCGTCGGTTTATGCCATCACAGGCTGATGAAGAGGCCCATCAGCTGTCCTATCTACAAAAGCACTTGGCTAATATTCTGTCTCTTTTGTCAGAGCCTGTGGAGGGGGAAGGTGAAGAATCTCTG GTTATATCTATGGAAGGGTTTGAGCACCTTGGGTTTCTGATTCAATTTGAAGATAAGGGATCTGATGGAGTTTTCTTAAGCCGAGCAGCTCCCATTTTTGCTAATTCAGATCCAGACATGCCTGCTGTTCCTGTTCCAGCATCACAAGTTCTTGATTGGCTTCTGCAGAACATAGCTTCCTCTTTGGAACATGTTACTGAAAAGAATCCTGCAAAAGAAAATGGTCCTCCAAGTGGCTCTGACCAGGATGTTGCTATGGCTGACACTAGTCCAAGTTCAGTCAAAGCCTCACCAAGTGTAAGGAGTCCATGTTTCATTGAGGGGGTCTCTAAATCATCTTATGTAAAGCAGGCATCTGATCTTAAAAATTCTTCTCTGAAG GTTATCAATTGCCATGATTCAGTTATTTACCTTCTAGCGCCTTTGAGATATGCCACCATTTATGGATGCTCTGATGCTACTATAGTTCTTGGAGCTGTTGGCAAG GCAGTACGAGTCGAGCACTGTGAAAGAGTTCATGTGATTATAGCTGCAAAACGGGTCTGCATTGCCAATTGTCGTGAGTGTGTATTCTTTTTGGGAGTGAATCACCGCCCCCTTATTGTTGGCGATAACCACAAGCTACAG GTGGCACCGTATAACACATATTATTCTCGGTTGGAAGAGCACATGACTGAAGTTGGCATCGAGGCAACTATCAATAGATGGGATGATACTTTGGAACTTGGGATGATTGATCCACACAATTCATTATCTCATCCTGCGGGCGTTTCTGATGCTCAAGCTGAGTCAGCTACACGACTAGCTTCTGATCACTTCACAAAGTTTCTG ATTCCAAACTGGTTGGAAGGTGAATCCACTGGTTCAACAAAGGATAACCCGTTCCCCTTAACTGATCCATACTTGACATCTCAACAGAAAAAT CAAAATAATTTAGGTGAGATAAAGCAAATATTGAGagaagctccacttgaagaaaatcTAAAAAGAGAATTATCATGTGCACTTCATGTATACTTCAGAGATTGGTTATACG GATTATATTACGCAATGGTACATGATTTAGATGAGTGGATGCGGTTTATGGTTTTGTTTCAGTTTCTTCAACCCTTTTGCCAGTTCCCCAGGCTCAGCTCATCTCTTTTTGTTGTGGGCTCCCTTCAACACCCAACACTCAACAGGCAGCTGACAACTGAGACACCCTTCCAATTTGGAACGTCACATAAATTTTTATGCAGGATTGGCTCTGCTCTTTTTGGCGTGCTCCCCCGCACACCCAAAAAGATAAAAAAAGCAATCAGATATTATTCATTTGCTAATCTCTTTGTAATATTTTTGGACGGAAGAAAAcaacaataa
- the LOC108454273 gene encoding outer envelope pore protein 16-3, chloroplastic/mitochondrial-like, whose translation MDPSELRYYEDDDTPTMKTIKGATTGFVAGTIWGTVVATWYDVPRVERSVALPGLVRTLKMMGNYGMTFAAIGGIYIGVEQLLQNYRMKRSFVNGAVGGFVAGASILGFKGRSISTAISAGTALAFTSAVIDAGGQTTRIDTGKEYYPYTTKKRPAAS comes from the exons ATGGACCCTTCAGAGCTTAGGTATTATGAGGATGATGACACTCCAACAATGAAAACAATCAAGGGCGCAACTACAGGTTTTGTTGCTGGAACTATCTGGGGAACTGTTGTTGCTACATGGTATGATGTGCCTCGTGTTGAGAGAAGTGTTGCCCTACCTGGGCTTGTAAGGACACTGAAGATGATGGGCAATTATGGAATGACATTTGCTGCCATTGGCGGAATATATATTGGTGTTGAGCAGCTGTTGCAGAATTATAGGATGAAAAGATCCTTTGTCAACGGTGCTGTTGGTGGTTTTGTGGCTGGGGCTTCCATTCTTGGTTTCAAAG GCAGGAGCATCTCAACAGCTATTTCTGCTGGAACAGCACTGGCTTTCACCTCTGCTGTGATTGATGCTGGAGGTCAGACAACAAGAATAGACACAGGCAAAGAGTATTACCCATACACCACCAAGAAAAGACCTGCCGCTTCATAA
- the LOC108457133 gene encoding uncharacterized protein LOC108457133 isoform X2: MTDPIGPSTSTIPNPSPTTLLHPRREPFEHGLLPIQKLIFTDPLQALTSLKQKLVSSSTQRVDSAALADALEISLDHARLVLDTLASVLHAESDPLVTSRFDDVDSVGADLLDLILFLYIQSYKRLLPRSHKDAAAVADVWPSTSAFEGYLSALSPLQLVRCNTRRFMPSQADEEAHQLSYLQKHLANILSLLSEPVEGEGEESLVISMEGFEHLGFLIQFEDKGSDGVFLSRAAPIFANSDPDMPAVPVPASQVLDWLLQNIASSLEHVTEKNPAKENGPPSGSDQDVAMADTSPSSVKASPSVRSPCFIEGVSKSSYVKQASDLKNSSLKVINCHDSVIYLLAPLRYATIYGCSDATIVLGAVGKAVRVEHCERVHVIIAAKRVCIANCRECVFFLGVNHRPLIVGDNHKLQVAPYNTYYSRLEEHMTEVGIEATINRWDDTLELGMIDPHNSLSHPAGVSDAQAESATRLASDHFTKFLIPNWLEGESTGSTKDNPFPLTDPYLTSQQKNQNNLGEIKQILREAPLEENLKRELSCALHVYFRDWLYASGNIRQLYCLQVTDIGICRIILRNGT; this comes from the exons ATGACCGACCCCATCGGACCATCAACGTCAACGATTCCGAATCCAAGTCCGACCACTCTTCTCCACCCGCGACGCGAGCCTTTCGAGCACGGCCTCCTACCAATCCAGAAGCTCATATTCACTGACCCACTCCAGGCCCTAACCTCTCTGAAGCAAAAGCTCGTATCTTCCTCCACTCAACGAGTCGACTCGGCGGCCCTCGCTGACGCCCTCGAGATCTCTTTGGACCATGCACGTCTCGTCCTCGACACTCTCGCCTCGGTGCTTCACGCGGAATCCGACCCTCTCGTCACCTCGCGCTTCGACGATGTTGATTCCGTTGGTGCTGATTTGCTTGATCTGATCCTGTTTTTGTACATTCAATCGTATAAAAGGCTTTTGCCGCGCTCGCATAAGGATGCAGCTGCGGTTGCTGATGTTTGGCCTTCCACGTCAGCATTTGAGGGTTACTTGTCGGCCCTTTCGCCTTTGCAG CTTGTTCGCTGCAACACCCGTCGGTTTATGCCATCACAGGCTGATGAAGAGGCCCATCAGCTGTCCTATCTACAAAAGCACTTGGCTAATATTCTGTCTCTTTTGTCAGAGCCTGTGGAGGGGGAAGGTGAAGAATCTCTG GTTATATCTATGGAAGGGTTTGAGCACCTTGGGTTTCTGATTCAATTTGAAGATAAGGGATCTGATGGAGTTTTCTTAAGCCGAGCAGCTCCCATTTTTGCTAATTCAGATCCAGACATGCCTGCTGTTCCTGTTCCAGCATCACAAGTTCTTGATTGGCTTCTGCAGAACATAGCTTCCTCTTTGGAACATGTTACTGAAAAGAATCCTGCAAAAGAAAATGGTCCTCCAAGTGGCTCTGACCAGGATGTTGCTATGGCTGACACTAGTCCAAGTTCAGTCAAAGCCTCACCAAGTGTAAGGAGTCCATGTTTCATTGAGGGGGTCTCTAAATCATCTTATGTAAAGCAGGCATCTGATCTTAAAAATTCTTCTCTGAAG GTTATCAATTGCCATGATTCAGTTATTTACCTTCTAGCGCCTTTGAGATATGCCACCATTTATGGATGCTCTGATGCTACTATAGTTCTTGGAGCTGTTGGCAAG GCAGTACGAGTCGAGCACTGTGAAAGAGTTCATGTGATTATAGCTGCAAAACGGGTCTGCATTGCCAATTGTCGTGAGTGTGTATTCTTTTTGGGAGTGAATCACCGCCCCCTTATTGTTGGCGATAACCACAAGCTACAG GTGGCACCGTATAACACATATTATTCTCGGTTGGAAGAGCACATGACTGAAGTTGGCATCGAGGCAACTATCAATAGATGGGATGATACTTTGGAACTTGGGATGATTGATCCACACAATTCATTATCTCATCCTGCGGGCGTTTCTGATGCTCAAGCTGAGTCAGCTACACGACTAGCTTCTGATCACTTCACAAAGTTTCTG ATTCCAAACTGGTTGGAAGGTGAATCCACTGGTTCAACAAAGGATAACCCGTTCCCCTTAACTGATCCATACTTGACATCTCAACAGAAAAAT CAAAATAATTTAGGTGAGATAAAGCAAATATTGAGagaagctccacttgaagaaaatcTAAAAAGAGAATTATCATGTGCACTTCATGTATACTTCAGAGATTGGTTATACG CCTCGGGAAATATTCGGCAGCTGTACTGCCTACAAGTGACTGATATCGGCATCTGCAGGATTATATTACGCAATGGTACATGA